The DNA region CATTTTTATTGGTAAACTCTCTTAAAATGGCAAATTCCAGCCTCACGGCTGCCTCCACATGAGATGTGGCTTCTGTTCAACGTTTACGGTGTTAATTCCAGCTGCTCGCCCTCAAAACGCTTTCTATAACCGTACATGCACAGGGCCCATCAGCAAATCCTCCAGCCATTCAGCACCGGCACACCACAACACCAAAGTCCTCGGGAGAAGCAGGAATAACTGTGGCTCTCCGACAGAGCTAGCTTCACAACACAAGGACACCGTGGGGTGGATCTTCCTGGAGACCCTGAATCTTGGAGAAGCTCTCTCTGCCTGCAAAGGATTGCACCCCAGAGAAAGCCTGTCCCTCAAAGCATCGGCTTGGTTTACATCCAGCAAGAACAATTTCAGATTTTCTCGGCGTATGTCGGTCACCTTGCCTCTCAAATCCTTGACTGAAGTAACGTATATTCAACACAGGCCTTCTAAGCCATCAACTGCCAAGCCTTGTGAAGGACAGGATGGGCCAAACACAACCCTTTGGCCCCCAGTCATTGTAAGGCTTGCCTAGGTGTCCCCTTCATAGAAGGCCTTCGCCATGGCCTGCCCCACCTTCACCGCCTTCTTCTCTTTGGCCTCAGGGCCCAGGTTCTGGCGGGCCAGATTCACCCAGTACTGCTCTGTCCTGGAAAGGTAGTCGGCAAATGTTTCATCCTGTTGCGCAGCTGGATGTTCTTCCTTGtctgaaggaaggaaaggcaagtGGTCAGTGGGGAACAGAGACTAGAAAGcagtgtggcacgacaaaaccgcgctccactaaagcgcgcccgattaaaccgcgtcgctgacgtcatcagcagggcgacaacagcgaccgtggagaaaaaagggtgctttagcgctttgaaagcaagccaattcaagttaaggttagggttaggtttaggattaggtttaggggggttaggtttaggggttaattttagctttagcgtttacagcgtgcttttttctctgcactgttgtcgcgctgtgatgacgtcagctacgcggtttcgtcaagcgcgctttagtcgaacgcggttttgtggtggaaccgaaagcAGTTGGCCCACTGATGATGTCATATTCTCTTCTTTGGATCTACTAGAACCAAGGGCAGCCCTCACCTGCAGGAATATCCACAGGCTTTGGTCTAACTATCCACCTATTTACCTAATttacattagaatagaatagaataacaggattggaagggaccttggcggtcttctagtccaaccccctgcctagacaggaaatcctataccatttcagacaatggttattcaacatttttaaaacttgcagtgttgtagcattcacaacttctggaggcaacttctgttccactgattaatagttctaactgtcaggaaatttctcctcagttctaagttgcttctctccttgattagtttccacccattgcttcttgtcctgccctcaagtgctttggagaatagtttgactccctcttctttggggcaacccctgagatattggaagactgctatcatgtctcccttactccttctttccattaaactagagatacccagttcctgcaaccgttcttcatatcttttatcctccagtcccctaatcctctttcttgctcttctctgcactctttctagagtctccacatcttttctacatcgtggtgaccaaaactggatgccgtatcccaagtgtggccttaccaaggccttataaagtggtattaacccttcacgtgatcttggttctatccctctgttgatgcagcctagaactgtgttggcttttttggcagctgctgcacacggctggctcccatttaaatggttgtccactaggactccaagatccctctcacagttactactattgagccatgtATCATGTATACATTGAAGCACAGACGGGTGGGTGAGATACAAATTGTAGGTAGGGAAGGCACAACTCGGCTATGGAGGAAGCCATTCCTTTCTCTGATATTGTGAAGGACCTTTAAGAACGTCTAGGAACTCTAGGAATGCTACTGGAGAAAGGAAAAAGCAGATAGTCCTGATGGCAATGCTGAATTCTAGACAGAAATTCAGCTGAATTATGTAAAAGAATCTTTCCAACATTCAGCAATAGGTGTCAAAACCCATTTCTTTATCAAATAGATTTGGAAGACCAAAACTCCATGTTCCCCAACCTGCTACTCTCCAAGGAATACGAAGACTCCGAATTAACTGCCTGGCCTTTGAAGTTTCAGTGGAACTTCTGGAGAACATCCAGTTGGCGAGGCCTGTTCTGGCTGGCTTTCTTTTCCACTATTCACCATAGAATCCCCCCCATAGCTATGACCCATGAGAGTCACCCATGGGAAGCAAAACCCAAAGGTCCAGTGCTTTTTGGTGGCCTTACCATCCTCTCCGCTCTCCTCCTCATCCGagccctcttcttcttcctcctcttcttcctctcctccctcagcACCTTCCACATCTTCATCCGACTCAGATtcttcaagccattcctgagTTTCTGCCACAGCAGAACATATAAATGAACATCAAGGCTTACATGGGAACTCACACATGCAAAGACATGATCCTCGCATGCAGAAGAACATTCACAATTAACACTGTTAAGAACTTTTTAAGTTCTTAACAAGAAAAGTTCTTGTTAAGAACTTTTCCATCCTGAAATTACCATCACGTTAGCCTCTAAatcgggggtctccaaccttggccatttttaagcctggcggacttcaacttccagaattccccagccagcaattctgggagttgaagtccaccaggcttaaaagtggccaaggttggagacccctgctctaaaggacAGGCGATGCCCTCCAGATTTaggtaaaaagagagagaatccctTGTGAAACTTCAGAATTTCATTAAAGACCCTCCTCCCAACCCCACCACTAATTCCAGCGACCGATAGGAAGGTTTAAAGTATTTCCAGCCCATATTAAGAAAAGAGAAAGCACTAAAATCCCCCGCTAggattaacaaacaaacaaaaatgttcaGGACCCAAGATCAAGCAAGGCCAAGGCACGGTGAAGGCGTTCTTCCAGGGATTAAGCCCGGCCAAAATTAGCTGCTCTTGCACCGGCCAGTTGGTGACATCTATTCAGAGCCCTCTGCACGAAGGTTCCCTCGGCCACCGTTCCCATCACCTGTCTCTGCGTCGGTCCCAATAAGCTTTTGTCTCAGATTAAACGTGAGAGCTGGGATAGAATTAACCCACCCGCCACCCTCGCCTTTCAGCTCTTGAGGAATGACTTCCAAGCCAAGAATTCAGGAAATATAAATCACGTGTCGTTTGCTGATGGACAACCTCCTCCACCcccactccaccccccccccggcccctttCAGTGGTCTAATGCAGATGGTGCTTCACCCAAAACTAGAGCTCTCTTGGCCTGCTGATGACAGAAGTGGGCTCGTAAAATATGCAAgctgcccaggggtgaaatccagcaggttctgacaggttctggagaaatggtagcggaaattttgagtagcaatagcaatagcagttagacttatatactgcttcatagggctttcagccctctctaagcggtttacagattcagcatatcgcccccaacaacaatccgggtcctcattttacccacctcggaaggatggaaggctgagtcaaccctgagccggtgagatttgaacagccgaactgcagaactgcagtcagctgaagtagcctgcagtgctgcatttaaccactgagccacctcggctcttttagtggtttggagaaccggcaaatgccacctctggctggccccaagagtggggaggaaatgatgattttgcagtatctttcccctgccacgtccaccaagccactcccacagaaccgttagtggaaaaaaaattgaatttcaacacTGAAGCCACCTTGGAATGGGCCGCAAGAAGAGAAGATacttagcggggggggggggggggaggaagagaaattaAAGCACAAAAGTAATCACAACGTTGAAcccaaaaagcaaaaataaaattaagagcaACTGCTATATAATGTGATtctatcagtggtgaaattcatggtgggcatggcaggggaaggatactgcaaaatcccccttccctccccactctggggccagccagaggtggcattttccagttctccgaactactcaaaatttccaccaccggttctccagaacctgtcagaacctgccggatttcacccctggactgtTCCCTTTCTGTGCCACAAAGGCCCCTCTACTGCTCAGAAGACCCCCCCAGCTCTTGGGGAACGCTGGAAGCTTTCTGGAGAGGGCCCGCAGCATTCAGCAAGGAAATCTAGTGGACCGAGAAGGATTCTGAACTGGCTTTCTTGGTCACATGCTAGTTTTGTACGCCAGCAGGTAGAGAATTCATTTGGGCGGATTCTGTGGGTCAGCGAGGATCCTGGATCCTGAGTCAGAAGCAAAATTTGGCGAACCCAGACTTTGTGCCACTTAAACCAGGGTGCGCAAAGTCAGGTGTGTAAATTGGTTTCTGCTTCCccggagggaagggaaaggaatccCCAGAAATTCAGATTCCTGATCCTAGAAACATTGTTCCAACCTTCCCAAGTTCTAGAACCTGATCAGATAATTTTGTTTTCTGCAAACTTCTCTTCGGCTGTAGTAAAAGCTAAAACATCTTtgaggggtttccccccccctcctttaaaaataaaggaagagaagaaattaAAAGGCATCTGCAGgtacagagaaggaggtggagacCCAAGACGGTCCTAACTCACTTGGGTCCATCTCCACCAGGACCTTCCACTCTTCCATTTTGTGGAGGTCGAGGGCGTAGAGGTCGTTGAGAGTGAACTGGCGGTCCCCCACCTCAAACATGCCCCCGTAGAGGTAGAGCACCCCGTGCTTCACGGCCAGCATGGCATTGGAGCGTGGGCAGGGCTCCACCGGAGGATTGGAGGCTCCGTTCCCCACATCCTCGTCTTCTCCTTCCGATTCCGGGGACTCGGTTGACTTTCCCTGGGGAGCTGAGATCAGCTGCTTGACAATCATCACAGTCCCGTCTTCTGCCACCACCTCCTTGACAATCTCCACGGGTCCAAGGGGAGGCTGTCCTTCCGCCTCGTCCACTCCACCACCAGCCTGATGGGGCTCCCCTTTCGCTGCGCCTCGTCGCCTTCTCTTTTTCTCGGACTTCAACCCCTAGCGGCGGAGACAAGGGTCAAGCACCAGAAGGACACGAGAATCCAAGCCAAGAACAAGAGATGTTCTAAAGAACTTCCGAgagcatcaccaccaccaccaccgctcTTCTTCTACGAGGCTACACTCATTTGCCTTGACTGATTTCAAGTTTCTGGGAGTCTCCAaaaccgacccccccccccaaatcctcaACGTCCATTTCAAATTAGAATGGACAACTTGGTAAGTCAGCATTTTTCTCCTCTGTTGAAAATGGAAGCTGAAgtaaaccaatagcaatagcaatagcagttcgacttatataccgcttcatagggctttccgccctctctaagcagtttacagagtcagcatatcgcccccaacaacaatccgggtcctcatttcacccacctcggaaggatggaaggctgagtcaaccctgagccggtgagatttgaacagccgaactgcagaactgcagtcagctgaagtagcctgcagtgctgcatttaaccactgtgccacctcggctcagaagcAGAAGTCTCCACAACCGTGGCAATTTAAGACactactggctgaggaattctgggagctgaagtccacaaggtcttaaaagttgccaagcttggagaccctTAAACTAGAGTAGTTGGAGATGGAGaacaattggggaggggggaaccctCACTGTATGGGATTTTGCCACACACCTTTAACTGTCCAAGAAACCACCGATTCTTCGCCAGGTCGTAGAAATAAATATCGTTGAAGAAGTCTCCTTCTAGacgttcctcctcttcttcatcgtGGACCCCACCAAAGAGAAGAGACCGGTTGCCGGGCCCCATGGCCACTGAGAAGCCAGACCTGGGGGTTGGCTTCACCCCAGAGGGACTCGCCCTGCTCCAACTCCATTTTTCTGCCAACGATAGAAAAAAAGCAGGAAGAGACGGATGAAAAGCATCATAAGAGGGAAACTTCTTAGAATTCAGGCTTGGAGGGACACGAGGAGGGTCTATACTCGTGAGAACCCTTCACTGCTgtaagagacaccccccccccattgaacCCTCAGCACAGCAAAAGATTCAGCACTCACCCAACCCTTCAGCACTCAAGAGGAACATATCCGTGTGGAGGGTCCCTTTGTCGACGTCTTTCTTAATTCTCTGCACAATGAAAGCAGCTGCATTATGGAATCGGGGAAGTAGAACCAATTCCTATCATCACCAAGGAATTATCTCCACCAATCTTCCTTATGAATATTGCGCAATCCACCTAAGCCCTCGTTTTATGACTTCACCCGTAAGAGCAAAGCGTCAGGATCTTTTTACTGGTGGGATTCCCAGGGGCTTTCCTCAAATTTCCATAGTGTGGAaacatttccaaatattttcctagggagggggggggggacttggacCTTCATCCTGCAAATTCTTCAGCCATTCCTTAGTGAGAAGCAGGGGTGAGAAAGGGCTCCTCCAGAGGTTGCTGAGATATAAGATCCAGCAATGCCCGCCAAGGTGAAGGTAGGTGGGAAGGGCAACCCCACAACAGTGGAAGACCACAGACCgattttatttgtaagccgccctgagtctctcgagagtgggcggcatacaaatcctaataaaccatAAACTGATCCAGAGTACCTAACAGCAGCTTCTGTGAAGCCCctgaagcgtggcacgacaaaaccgcgctcgtcaaaatagcggtgataaaaccgcgtcgctaaagccgcgacgtcatcaccgcgcgtcatcaccgctgcgacaacagcgcggcgacagaagggcgctttaaaacagcgcagtggcagaaagccgatttaaattaaggtaagggttaggattaggtttaggggtttgctttagggttaggtttagggttaggtttagggttaggtttagggtgctgagtgcttcggaaggcgtggatttgccctccgcgattatgtcatcgcggtagggtcgcgtttttccttagcgctttggacggcgcggatttgccctccgcacttatgtcggcgcggataagggcttcgcggttttgtggtggaaccccccctGACGCTACACGTGTTGCAGAAAAGGCCCTCGTACTTTCAAACGTGCGCCAAACCACTCGGAAGAACTTCTAGTCTTAAAAGGCCAGCGACTCACACCAAACCCTAATAGCAAAAGGGTGACCCTCACCTGCTTGGAGTAGCCTCCATAGACTACGAGGTGGCCCTCAGGTGTGGAAGCCAGGTGGCAACCTGACCTCGGGGCTGGGGCAATCCCAGAAGGAGCCAGTTTGGACCAAGCGAAGGTGTCCAGGTTGAAAGCATGGACATCGTTGTAGTAGACGTAGTCCCTAGTTGATCAAAAGCAACAGACACAAGTGATGGGGGGCCCAGGTTGAGTTTTGGCAGCAGATCTCCAGCAGAGACAAAGAACCGCCTCCCACGGCAGCATGACCAATCGGGGCGCAGGCCTGGCCCTCCAACCTTCCATCTGTCATAGACCACCTGGTCTCCCTTGGCGACCCACCCCTTCTGCTAGGCAGCCCCACGTTCCGGACTCCACGAGCTTCCTGAAGGTTGACTTCTTATCCCTTCTACCTGCACTTCCCACCGAGAGATGCACTCGAGTTAAGTAACCACGATAAAGAAACCCTCAGCATCCGATGAAGATTGCCCTTCAGCGAGTGAAGCTGGGGCTCCTTCCTTGGATGAAAGTCGGGGCTGggcagttttttggggggaaaaggctgCCCATTGCGTTGAGGACACCATCCTCAACATCAGAATAATGCTCCTCCAGGGAAAACCCCGTGAAGATAGCAGGCGGAAGGAGTCAAAATCCggaccaccacctcctcctcttccatccgCCCTGGGTTCCTTTGTGCTTGATGGAGCCATCTTCAATGGAAGGACAGGAGGGGTCCTGGGCTTAGTGGGGGCAAAATAACCCTCCCCCTCACCCCAAATGGACAGTGGGGCAGACTCACCGGCTACTTTCATGGAAGCCTCCAAAGACGATGAGTTGCCTCTTGCTGACGGCCATCCGGTGTCCACTCCGCCCAGAGGGCCCCCCGGAAGCTCTGAAATCAAAGAAGGCTCCCCTGGTTTATTCAGCGGGTCACGGCTGCTCCTCCAGCTTCTCCCCTTCTTGAAGGCTGccccttcgcccccccccccttcctcttccccttccagtccAAGTTGTTCCTCCGAAAGCCACAGCAACAAAGGAGGGACAACTTCTAGAAAGCAACGAAGGACTTCCAGAGAGCTGAACATGTCTTGGGGCTGCAGGGAGGGACATTGTCGCCCCCAATTGTGACGTCCCCtgttctcgtgtgtgtgtgtgtgtgtgtgtgtgtgtgtgtgtgtgcgtgtgtgtaggGCACCAACCGTGGGTCCTTCTAGAACTCTTTTCACTTACTTGACTTGCTCCCAAGTCCTGTTGGCCAAATGCAGGACCCAAAGGTCTCTGTAGTGGTAGAACTGCTCCCCATCCGGAGAAGCAAATTCCCCACCGAACAGCCAGAGTTGTCCGCCACCCTGAGCGACCACCACAGCCTgccagaaaaaaaagaggggggggggtgggcaGCGTCTGTGTCCTTTTTGACATGTAAAACCCAAGGTTTTCTCTGTTCCGACCACGCGGTGTTGAATCACGACAGGTAGGTAGGCAAGAggtagaaaagggagagagggagagaagaaggaaagaaggaagcagagacaaaagggagggagggagaatggaaggaagagaagagaggttgaaaatggaaggaaggaaggaaggaaggaaggaaggaaggaaggaaggaaggaaggagagacaaaaggtgggagggagaatggaaggaaggaagagaagagaaaggttgaaagtagaagggagggaagaaggggggaaggaagaagagacaaaagggatggagggagggagaatgggaagaaaggaaggaaggaaggaaggaaggaaggagagacaaaaggtgggagggagaatggaaggaaggaagagaagagaaaggttgaaagtagaagggagggaagaaggggggaaggaagaagagacaaaagggatggagggagggagaatgggaagaaaggaaggaaggaagaaggagcaaAGAGAAAGGTTGGAAatagaagggagggatggagggagggaggacctcCACGTGCATTTACAGAACCATCATTTCTGGAGAAGAAGCTACATTAACGATGTCCCTTCATCAATCTCAACTCTTAGGAAAGGAGGCCCATCCTGCCTTAGCACAGCGGGTGATCCTAACCCCAGACTCTCACAGCCACCGTACCTGGTGAGCACAGCGCCGAGGCGGAGGACTCGGAATATCGACTTTGGCCCAGCTGTCCTTCCGGATGTTGTAAACGAAGAGCTCGTTGTAGAGGAGGGTCTAAGGGAGAcatcaaaggaggaggagggctttGCTAGAAGTGGAGGTTTTCCAGGAAAGGCCCATTTTACTGCACAACGTGATCTCTCAAAAGGGAAAACCCAGCCAGCATTTTCTAGCTTTGCAACTCTGGAAATGCATGAAATTCCTTGGGCGGCTCTAGCTGCTTCAGTATCCAAATCGGCACATGGTACCAGATCAACCCTAAACAGACCCTTGTTTTAATAAAGCAACTGCAAATTCTCCACTTGCAGGGGAGAAAAGGAGCCATCCCGAGGCCAGGAGTTCAGAAGCAAAACATAAGCTGCCTTCGACTGAGGTCCTCCACTCGCCAGAGGAAGATCAGGCCATCAGCCCTCCCCACATTTCCTTCCACAAGAATATTGGTTTGGAAGAAAGGCTGAAGCTCCATCTTGAGGCCATTTGGGTTCCTGGTCTTCGCAGCACAGTTGGGTTCTCTAAatgtggccactttaagacttatggacttcaactcccagaattcctcagccagcatgaagacttatgggagttgaagtccacaagtcttgaagcggCCAAGTTTGGAAACTTCTGGATCATAGCAACCAGTTCTATAAATACGTTCCGTGCTATGGGACGAAGTTCTCCCACATCTGCTTTATATttcctgccaaataaactttaatGACTTGACCATGAAATCAATTGCTACAAGAAGCAGAGAGAAAGAACATTTTCTCGCCTATAtgcattatttacatttattgattTGAATTATATCCCTTTTTTTTCCCCgctcagagaagctcctgaaggcaTCCGACAGAATCAAAACGGATAAAATTAGCAATTAAAAACGAAGGGCTGTTAATGAGAAATCCATTCAGTCAACAGATATTTAGTAAAACCCTTTCTCCATCTTCTCCGTCGTtctgttccccctccccctgggATAAAACCCACTTAATCAaaaactcatttagcaacaggaattttaggctcaattgtctTATTTCGAGAACGACTCATATCGATCAGTGCTGGGAATAAGTCATAGATCCATTTTGGGCTCTGCAATTCCTTAAAACTATCAAAATTTGACATGCAATTTCTGGAAGATTTAAAAGTGAAGCTGggtaagagaagagaggagagaggaggaacaAAAAAGGAATACTTTACTTTTTGGCCATTGAAATATTCACCTCCGAACAGGATGAGCTCGTCTTTCTCGGGGTGTGCAGAGAGAGAGGCGTTGAGCCTGGGAACAAGAGGAAAAAGAGTTTTGCGCAAACCAAACGCAAGATTCCAGGGGACAGAGTTCATGAGGACTAGCAGCTTTTCACTGGGGATTGAAGGGGTGCACACAAGGCGTTTTGAGGCCAAACTTTCCCAACTGCCCAAAATAACCTTCGCGTTTTCCATTCTCAccttggggagggaggggcgcAGGGGGTCTCCAGCACCTGCGTCTTTGCAGCGTCCAGAGACTGGAACTGGGCGATCAGCACCTCCAGATCCTCCTGCAATCCCAGAAAGAAACGGCTTGGTTTTGCCACAAAAAGGGAGACaaacactcccccacccccccaaaaaaaacagggATCACTGCAGCTCATACTTTCAAACATATGTTTTGTGTGCGCATATAACTTTGGCGAAGGAGATTGTAAGGAGATCAAAATGGATACTGAAAAGAGACGGAgcagataaagaaaaaaacagcgTACAGCAGGAGAAGAAAttagggaaaaaagaagaaaaaaggaaacattattaaaaaaacaccttccaaTCTTCTTAAACAGGGTTGTAAATGCATTAATGTTTTACTCCCCTCTCTCTCTAAAGTCACATCATGCTTTCCTTCCATAAGCTGCCCTTTCTAACTCAAATTCGTTACAAATCACACATtcgtttttctctttgtttttccctccagcaaaaaaaaagaaatgggtgggtgggaataTTTCACTGTTGCACGTTTCCTTCTCTTGCACTGATTTGTTGCACGCACTCACTACTCCTACCCTTCTCTTGCAGGGATTGCAGAGAGGGCAGGCAGGGACCCTCCTGCaggagaaagtgggagagagaaggggtGGGGAAGAGTCTGGACCTGTTGGGTTCCTGCCTGCCCTGCAGCTGCCCCCCAGCAGCAGCCTTGCAAAATCACCTCCTCTTTCTTGGTCCTCTTGGAGActttcttctccatcttggcagcCGTCTTCTCGGCCCCCTtggccttcttctccttcttattCTTCTTGCCCATCTTGgcaaggcagggcagggcagggggcTGGGGGAAGCTGGCAGGTGTCGCTCACATGGCAGCCCCAGCGGACTTGCAATCTCTTTGCCTTTCCTCTTCCCGGGGGCACTTCCTGCCAGCGAAAAgaaccaggaggaggaggagaggccgagactgcaaaaaaaaagggtTGCCATCTGTGGGAGGGAGGTTTGCCTTGCAAGGCTTGACTGCAGCATttgcaaaataaaagcatttgcaAAAATCAATCATGGAGGCTCTTGGCAGCTCGGTTGACAgcgcggtgtgtgtgtgtgtgtgtgtgtggatcctTGGTGGTCTCCAAGCTGGGcctttttcttgcaggcgtttatttaattttatttatttattttggtttgtcaagcctgtatgagaaaacaagtatgaaTGTAACGtcaacatataagtataagcagttCAGATCTGAGCCTGGTGCCGAAGCCACTGATGGAGGCCAGAAcacgaggtgcaggttttctgattgctttttattggggtactccaaggaaaatagcaatagcaatagcagttagacttatataccgcttcatagggctttcagccctctctaagcggtttacagagtcagcatattgcccccaacaacaatccgggtcctcatttcacccacctcggaaggatggaaggctgagtcaaccctgagccggtgagatttgaacagccgaactgcagaactagcagtcagctgaagtagcctgcagtgctgcatttaaccactgctccacctcggctcatagcaatagcagttagacttatataccacttcataaggctttcagccctctctaagcggtttacagagtcagcatatcgcccccaacaacaacaatccgggtcctcattttacccacctcggaaggatggaaggctgagtcaaccttgagccggtgggatttgaaccgccaaactgcagatagcagtcagctgaagtggcctgcagtactgcactctaaccactgcgccacctcggctcaaagggTTCCTGGCCAAAAGTCCAAGAGAACCAAGAACAATGGATTAAGtgagctttatacattttcaccaaAGGAGAAGGAGGGACAAGGCGggataataagaaatatcatctaataaagaTTTTAGtgataattctacaatttgttctattggtctctagccatccctattcctaagcctgggctaatgaatgccccaggaattatttaatacacatttcatttgttGCAGGCCAgccctaacttttagctgaggtctgcaagttgtctaactaCCCATCATTGATACAAGCTTCAAACATgaatatttcctgttgataatcACTCTTTGTTCTTTCCAGACACACCccacaattacagtcttcctgatttactttcaagtgggggccatgaccttgctttagcagccagcccatcacAGGTATACGTATACACATAAGAAAGGAATGCAAATAACTGGGAACAGTATGgcagggacgataggcacgctggtgcgcttatgcatgccccctttcagacctcttaggaatggggtgaggtccacagcgGACAGTTTTAAGGTTAAGAGGAGATCATGAGGGCTAGAGGAGAATGGGGTTTGTAGtgggggaggactgtggggtccttggtgctctccaagctGGGCGGTTTTTCATGACCCAAATATCATTGC from Thamnophis elegans isolate rThaEle1 chromosome 14, rThaEle1.pri, whole genome shotgun sequence includes:
- the KLHDC4 gene encoding kelch domain-containing protein 4 isoform X2 codes for the protein MAVSKRQLIVFGGFHESSRDYVYYNDVHAFNLDTFAWSKLAPSGIAPAPRSGCHLASTPEGHLVVYGGYSKQRIKKDVDKGTLHTDMFLLSAEGLEKWSWSRASPSGVKPTPRSGFSVAMGPGNRSLLFGGVHDEEEEERLEGDFFNDIYFYDLAKNRWFLGQLKGLKSEKKRRRRGAAKGEPHQAGGGVDEAEGQPPLGPVEIVKEVVAEDGTVMIVKQLISAPQGKSTESPESEGEDEDVGNGASNPPVEPCPRSNAMLAVKHGVLYLYGGMFEVGDRQFTLNDLYALDLHKMEEWKVLVEMDPKTQEWLEESESDEDVEGAEGGEEEEEEEEEGSDEEESGEDDKEEHPAAQQDETFADYLSRTEQYWVNLARQNLGPEAKEKKAVKVGQAMAKAFYEGDT
- the KLHDC4 gene encoding kelch domain-containing protein 4 isoform X1, with the protein product MGKKNKKEKKAKGAEKTAAKMEKKVSKRTKKEEEDLEVLIAQFQSLDAAKTQVLETPCAPPSPRLNASLSAHPEKDELILFGGEYFNGQKTLLYNELFVYNIRKDSWAKVDIPSPPPRRCAHQAVVVAQGGGQLWLFGGEFASPDGEQFYHYRDLWVLHLANRTWEQVKASGGPSGRSGHRMAVSKRQLIVFGGFHESSRDYVYYNDVHAFNLDTFAWSKLAPSGIAPAPRSGCHLASTPEGHLVVYGGYSKQRIKKDVDKGTLHTDMFLLSAEGLEKWSWSRASPSGVKPTPRSGFSVAMGPGNRSLLFGGVHDEEEEERLEGDFFNDIYFYDLAKNRWFLGQLKGLKSEKKRRRRGAAKGEPHQAGGGVDEAEGQPPLGPVEIVKEVVAEDGTVMIVKQLISAPQGKSTESPESEGEDEDVGNGASNPPVEPCPRSNAMLAVKHGVLYLYGGMFEVGDRQFTLNDLYALDLHKMEEWKVLVEMDPKTQEWLEESESDEDVEGAEGGEEEEEEEEEGSDEEESGEDDKEEHPAAQQDETFADYLSRTEQYWVNLARQNLGPEAKEKKAVKVGQAMAKAFYEGDT